The nucleotide window CTAAAAGAGGCTCATCAAACGCAACTTGTAGTTAAGCAAAGTTTGCGATTTGGTTTAAGGTACATCATTGATATTGATCTGGACTTGTTTACTGGTTTAACCTTTACTGAAAGCTTTGTTACGATTTTAACACCAAATAATACGGTTTTgatttaattcaaatttaacaCAAAGGTGACTTACATTCAGTCAACTAAgcattgaaattaaataattgagcGTTTTAAATGTTCGTAATAATGTCAGTGAATCGGTAAAAACACCGATAACAACTGTTAGAAGGGAGGTGAAGAGAAAATATCGgagtttcaacatttttgtttgttctttttttgtcTTAACATaactcattttttaaattggtCCAAACTTAAAACTGCTAATATATTATCGAGCTGTAAAACTAACGAAAACTTGCCCAAGGcaattgtttttctattttactgTGGAAAGATATTTAGGTAAGTACTATTATGATATTTAGTTTGATATAACGTACATCATAATTGTTATAGCTACTTAATAATTTATCaacacataaatatatatatatatatttaaaaattaaacatgtatataaataagtatacatatatttatgtatgcaggtttatatatatatttattcatatatattatatataaatatatatatcttatCCTCGTCATCGTCATATGAATTAACAACCAgttagaaataatttcaattagtGGGATTggtgacaaaaaaaagttattatcAATTAGTACGCAATCCATCGTCATAACTCACTTTTTTTCAGCGCACTACTTTCATTCGATAGAAAATAAACTTAATGCGCATTGACATCTTACAGATTTTTGTGAAGCTAGTTGACCCCGTGGGAGGCTGGAACCACGGGGCCCACGTCACGCCACTTTACCCATTCTGGTCAGTCAGATATTATATTGCCGTATTCTTTATGTGTGTTTTGCCACCCCGACTCATGCTTAAAACCAGCACatgcattatatatatatttatttttgtttattttttttcttctttttttcttcctctttttttttgtttatataatatattgtatatattccTGTAtcatatattaaaatattttcagtgaTTTTAATATACTTTCATACACAATATATTTTAGTACATTCAGTTATACGCATATTCTATCTCGTTTATACCGCTACATTGACTTTTATTATCATATTGTTAGGTTCATTGACCACGCTAAACAATCAATAGAAGCACTTTCTAGTTAAACGTTTCGTtcaatgtattatttttttttttttttaattgaaagttTTCCCATCTCATTTATCTAATGTGAAGTATGTGCTGTATGTCTCTAATTGCTGCGCATGCTATCTCTCTtttatatttatgaataaaataatacagtttctttacttttctttattttacttattttttctgtataaaGGATGTGGCTGTAAACCGTTCTGTATCTAGAATTTTCAAGTCTTCTGTTCCCTTAATGTTTTCtacgtagaaaaattattttgatggCAATTAATCCAATAAAATTGTCAACTCGAAAATAGGCCGTGTGTTATAGTACAAACTTTTTTGCACATTCTAACGTGTTGCGACTAAAAGtgtctgtatttttttcacatttcatcacaactataataaagaaaaatatcaaaagaaaatttcaaagtaaatCTTCAACAATAGTCAAGCGTTATTACAAACTCAACGCATATACGTTTATGTCTTTacacatgtattatatacttatttatgcatatatttgATTCGTTTTCTCCAAAAGTAGCTGATGGTTTTCAAATTCTACTTTCTCATTTGTCTGATAATCTCAAGAAATATTCAAGGCTAAACTCAGATATGTTAGAACATATACAATATCATTCAATAACATTCAGTTTGCAGTACGTGAAGCAAGTTTATCCTCTCATCCATTGtcggaacaaaaaatcaatggGCACAATTTGGTATCATTAAATACGATCATGTTAACgggtgaaataaatattagatTTTTGGGTCCAGATCATTAGAAATTACTAAGAGAGATCATTCCCATTTTAATGTTCATTTACTGTCGGACCAACAAATTTTCGTAACAGTATACCAATGATAAATCCTTTCACTAATCTTTTCTAAGATCTGATACGTACTTTTTTTACTGATCAGCTTTTACTGGAGGAGAAACTGTGGTTGTTGTCGGAGCTGCTGACTTATCAGCTGGTGGAATTGGCAGGGCTTTGAGTATAGCATGAACCTCTTCAGCAACAGCCATAAGAACAAACTCAAATTGTTGCTTTGTTGCTACCATTCcgggtcgctgatcacgaatgtGTTCCAGCGTCGCAGCAATGTCGATTTCCTTTGCACCTTTTGCCATCCGGTTTAGAACCATATCGATTAAACAATATGTTCCTGTACGTCCAGCTCCGTCGCTATATAAAGTAGAGTAAACAATTCGAAATCCACtgaatttcctttttttatttcagactACCTTATAACACGTGTGCTAGTTTTTCTAACTTACCTGCAGTGTACAACTATTGGACAGGATCTCCCTCTGTATGACTTGTTAACTTTTCTGCAAATACAAAACTCTGATGAAATTGCTTCCTTATGagtaaatatgtaaaaaaattactccagTTGGTAGCATTAACGTCATTAAACATATTAAAAACGTCATGATTTAATACgagacatttttctttcatagtTGTTCATTTTAGGGCTGATTGTAGTATAAATCTTTTCATTCccataataatttatcaagtGCCTTTATGGCTCAAAGCAAATGTTTGCAGtaacgacgaaaaaaaatatctaacgCACCATGAAAAGctcttgataaaaattttaagcatTTGACAAACCTGCGGAATTCGAGTAAAGCTTTAGTTGAGTGTGGTACGCCATTTTCTGGCCAGGATAAGAAGTGGAACTGTGTTACGGTTCTTGTTTCACCAGTTCGTAagtttttcagataaaatgaACGCACGAGATAGTCATCGCACCAAATATGCTCCGAGACTAAGTGTACTTCGTAAATGTGGTATAATTCGGAGCCCTCCTCTGGCCAGTAGCGGTGACACATAGCATGGCCCTCCTCAGTCAACCGAGTTAACATCACTATGACAACGCTTCCCTGCTCCCAGACCAGTTGCCAGAAGTCTGCCGCAGTCTGAGGAAGAGCTCCTTGCGTAGCAATGTATGCTGGATTCCGAGGGTCATGGTCAGTCtaaaatttgaacatttttcatattgttAACACGGGCATTTTCACCCAAACACAGAAAATTATTCTATTGCATTCAGCAATTACACTAAAGCGTCGAACTTGCCAAAAAATAAGCTTGTTATTAGTTCATACCACGAATAATGTACTAAGTTTATGTTGATTCAGAGTTAGTCAATCATGGTATTTTCATTGCCATAACAGATCTCTACTTAGGCTCCCATAGTTTTAGCTTGACGGTCAAAATCCATATGTATTGAGTTTAGGCttatatttcaaagttttacCGAATCGAATAGATCctgtgataaattatttcgctTGAGTTTGCAACCTTTACAGTAACTATGCATTATTATGAATAATCGTTATtacacaatttcaaaattctcgtCATTCAATGAGTTGAATATTATACTCATAATTTGCAGACTCCAGTTCTTTAGTCATTCTGAACtgtaaaaattctgaattctTACGGAATTTTGTTACATCAAGAACattaacttcaacctcgtaataacttttttcattttatttaacacaatttcgtaaaaattgcCAATAATGATtgagtgaataaaatattgtacttACCGATTTGCattaagatttttaaaaagctGGTATGAAATAGTGTACATGCAGGTAATTTATAAAAGCATTTACCGTTACGATGTGGATCAATTTGATATTACCCAATGAAAGCAGATAACACCTCTCTGctatattattgttatacatGATTACATGGAATATGTTAAGTTTCATGCATCGTAACCAGCATGCGTTTTAAATTACTTACCGGTTTCTGAAATAGCAGAGCGGCATCCAGGAAAATCAATCTCGTAGATATTTGATcgttaaataaaaagaaaaaataatgaattctcTTTGATAAACCTATAGAATTTTAGGCTTGTTTCTATTAAAGCTAAGACGAAAATTAGTAGTGCAGACAGACAGCTAGAATACTACACTTGAAAGTCAAGAGAAAAGGATTGAGGTACTAACGATTGTCGAGGCGTTGATGTAGTCAGAATTATTTATGTTAGCCAGATCATTTAAAACAACTCTGGAGTGATCGTAAGGAAGTGAAGCTCCTGAACGGTTTCGCTTCGcattttcttcatcttctgcTACTGCCGTTGAAGAAGGTTCTGCTTCGTAAGCGCAAAGCGCAGTCCATTCTTGATCCAGGCGATCCTTGTTCTTCAAATGATCTTCCATGTATGACTGTAATACACATATGTAGCGTATAACATGTTCTAAACAAGATTTGTGATATAAATCTTAAGGGGGTaggtatattagggtggttcttATTTTGGTCATGTTGGAACTTCCAAATGCATgcatatttttccatttaaaaatTCGACTGCTTGGCAGGGCGTGTTAGAGTTATCGGATAACTTCAGGGATTTAGCgggatttttttctatacatgTTGATTACTTTTGGGAGGTAAGCGCGAAGAAATTCTGACATTACCAATATAAGAACCACCCTACTGTATATACGAATAGACTGCTGAAAATCTGGgtgaattttggaaatctATATCTTGACAATCAATGATTACCTTCAATTGTGGcttgttttatttaaaagtATGTAGATCGAGCTTCATTTAcataatctttttttctttggagtcaattaataataaatcaaaataaataggaagcaatgttatttgaatttggGATCGACAATAACGTCAACCATTGTGTTTCAGGACATGATATCTTAAAACTGGCTCAACCAGTGTAGTTCAAATTTGGAGATGACATTCTTGGATGGTTTATCTTATCCTTTTTGCCATCATACCGCTTTTATTCGTcaatcatattttttgttaatgaaataaaattgttgtaaatttcctaggaaaaatcgaatttcaactTCATACGATCATTACGTTGAAAAACAACCGGCTATGGAAACGAGGAtagcaggggggggggggcaggaAGATAATAGGAATGATCCAAGAAAACTgtcttgaaatttcaagtatATTGGTTGACCCGCTTTTGAGATATCATGGGCATCGCAAATCACTTTACGAAGCAAAATGGTTGACGTTATTGTCAATAACAATGCTTGCCAGTAATTGAttctaacaataaaaaaaatgtgtaaatgaAGCTCAGTTCACATACTTTTGAGTATAACAGACCCctattaaattgaataattgtttGTCGAGACACAAATTCCTAATAATTTCCCACTTTTTCAGCCATCTACTCGTGTATAACCCTTACTGAAGTCGGAGTGAATCTCAAGTAAAGATCACAATCTAATTTTTCACTGTACGCACCAGAACCATATGTCCGGTAGAAATGTCCATGTTGGAAAGAGCCGGTTCTTCGCTCCATGAAGATGTGCTCGAACGACTTGAGGGAGAATTGTTGGATTCACTTTCGCGAGAAAGATTAACGACACGTGGTGAATCTGGTTTCTCAGCTGGCTGTTTGGCCTGCATTCTGACTCTACAGAGATCCTGATAGTCCTTCGAAGCCTCCGGATCAGGGATGGCCAGGCGCGCCAGCTTGGTTCTTGATTTGGCGTGACGTCTGGCAATGTAGAGTGTTACAGCGGCTGCAGCACCGGCAGCAGCCAACCCTGCGGCCAGCAATGCGTTGAAGGAACCAGCACTCAGCTCCGACTCGTTACCAACTTGTAAAATAGCTGGTAATTTTGCCTGTGTTGTAAAGTTTAACCCATTACTACAACTGCAGCACGATGAGAAGAGTCGGTCTAACGATAAATCCAAGTCATCTCGTTAAAGTCCAACGACGTTCGGCAAGAGTGAAATAGTTTTCGCACAAAGTTCTTGCTCACCTTATCCCCGATACCGGCTCTCAGAACTTCCACTTGAAGACTGTTCTTCAGTTGTCCGCGTATTCCATCTGTGATACGAAATAAAGTGCATTTGTAACTATGTCCGACATACCTTTCGTATCTACACATTCATCTTGTTCGTCAAATAAATTCAGTGTTATTACCAATTTTATTCGCTACGTCCGTGGCATTGTATCCTTTACTATTGTCCGGCTTTACTTTGAACGTGACTTCGGCTCTTTGAACTCGTATGTCAGTCAACGTGTTCGGTTCGAGGCCCAACAGTCTGCCGACCTCGTTAATTACATGTGCACCTTCGCTCCAGGTGCCGAATTCTCCTTTGAATTGCATGTATACGTGGTCCATGTCGACATTCTTGTACGAATTACCGGTAGTTTTTAATTTGTGCGTGCTGCTGGTCAGCTCCTTCTTTACAAGCGGTAGTAGTAGAGGTTCTCTCTGTGAAAATACCAAGTTATACAATTGCGTTAGAGTCTCAAGCGTTATCCTCAATTATCGTATTTTAAGACACTTGCCTGTTGTCTTTCATCCTCGGCATCGTCGGGGTCTTCTGTAGGAAAACCTTAATTACCATTTACCTGAATATAGTCAAATGTGGTCGACAGATTTTAGTTCCTctggcaaaatttttctccgcaACTTTTTGACCGAGAATTGTACTAAattgagtgttttttttttcttctttgagtaatagaaaaaaatgcgaaattcatagtaaaaaattcttaaatttcCGACAAGAGACTGCAAAGAAAGTTCAAGAATACTTGAATCTTTAAAGTGaggagcaaaaaaatttcatcaaaaatgTTAAGAACGTACAAGGACCACAATGTCCCAAGAAATTCTCGTGCAAAATCCTGCAGAAAAAACGTCACAGATTTGATAAAAGGACACTCGAATGTGTTTTTACCGGTATTTTGTGCAGACTGGGTCTTAAAGGCATAATTATTTGTCGCGAATGGTGGACCCGGTTTTTTAACGTCTAATCTCTCGTGCCGTTTGAATCCCGCAAGCTCTCGTCTGAATAGTAGAGCATCCCAGTGATTAGCAAAGTCGTCGTTGTTGAAATCATTTTCGTTGGAAATTGCTgcaaatgtaataaaaatatatcctcATAATTCCTGATCTTAGAATTGCTATTTGTAAGAGTTCTTTTAAGAAGactaaaattttcgtttcgaaGAATGTTAAAATGCAACTATACTTTACAATTCTTTAGTCACGGTTTTTACTCTGAAGTAATTATGCAGAGTAATTTATGagtgaaatgagaaattataTGAAGTAGAATAATTTCACAGAATTTAGAGCAAACATTGTTATTCACCCCTGGTGTAAAAATTGTTGAGTGTGTTTGACTAACATTGTTTGAAATAGAAGTTTAGGTTTTGTTTGATCTATAAAATTGTTGACCCGTATGACACGTCAAGCAAACACATCACAAGTAGatataaataacaaatgtAGCCTAATTGTCAGAGACCGAAACTCACCTGACTTGAAATTGCCATATTTCAACGGATTCACCAAACCACCCTCTGTATACATTCCGTTCTGTCGTGGTATAATTGCATCTCTCGAAGGCTCGTTGGCAAGTTGagattcaaacattttttccaaatctCCCCTACCGATTTCAAAATCGTTGTCCTCATTTTCCGAAGTAAACCGTCCGATATTTGAATCGCGTACATTCTGATCTAACCATAAGCTGGCTTCCTTGGGAATTTCCGGTCTTTGCAATTCTCTACGGTATTTATACTTCCTCGAGAATTCCTTTTCGTAATTATCAAGAGGTTGCTGTATTTCCTGCTCTTTGAAATCAGCGACATTTCCGAGCAGCTGATCGGTCAGAAATTCTAACTGATCATCGGGAATAAGATTAGCTTTTTTCGCTATCCTCTCTAAATGGGAGTCTCTTTCTTCTTGGAATCTACGATTTATCGCATCGATATAGTTTGGTTGTAAACTCGATTGGTAATTTCTAATTGACTTTGGGTCGAATTCGTAGACTCCATTACCGCCGAAGTTATCCAAtagtaatgattttttcttcaccatTCTTTCGGGATCGACAAAATTGTCTTCGACCAATGAGATATCGCCCAGCTCTCGACGTGCTCCAGAATCACCCCAGGCATTATTCATTCCTCCCGATCTCTCGTTGTAATCAGACTCCACTATTTCCTGAGCATTTGGATAACCGATAtcttggatgaaaaattttgggacTTCCTTTTCCACACCTGGCGGGTAATATAGCTCGTCTGCAAAGTCTCCATGCGGGTCTTCTTCACTTGGTGTAAACTTTACTATTGCTATTTTTTGAGAATGCTGACGGGGCAGTAAGTCATAAGAAAATTAGTCGATTCCTATGATTGGATCGCATGCGGAAAAAATCAGAGCAAAGTCAATTTTCtcaacatatttttatagtttCCGGATACCGGAGTAAAAATGCAATTTTGTGCAATTTTATCTTCGTAATCGAAAACAAACGATTCACTTAACATTTATGTGTGCCTAACAACGAATGGTACTACCTCGTGAAATTAACTTTGCCCCCGTCactaaatataaaaatctcaCCACGTCGTTTCCTTCATCAATTCCATCATCACCGATAAACTGATGCTTCTCCTTTTCCTTCAATCGATTGCACAGCTCGCCTTCGTTCGGTGttctaaaattattgaaaatatggcaaatgttataaattattgaaattataaaccTAATGGGAATGTAATTCCAGATATTTACGCTCCGATAAGTTTTAGATTACACTATCACTGCAATCAAAATGTGatgctattattttcaattcgttctTAAGAAATACCTGAAGCGAAGAGCGTACAAGGATCTCTGAATTATGCACTGCGTATACGGATGTG belongs to Neodiprion lecontei isolate iyNeoLeco1 chromosome 5, iyNeoLeco1.1, whole genome shotgun sequence and includes:
- the LOC107219131 gene encoding receptor-type tyrosine-protein phosphatase N2 isoform X1 encodes the protein MGRKKWWRGGLELLLLLCVSFHGILSDGDVGCLFSENLCQPDVEFCYNDLAFGRCLQKYGNIEDDDLYKYDLRPNQLQLLRVQLEELAIDGYRWSHPYTQCIIQRSLYALRFRTPNEGELCNRLKEKEKHQFIGDDGIDEGNDVHSQKIAIVKFTPSEEDPHGDFADELYYPPGVEKEVPKFFIQDIGYPNAQEIVESDYNERSGGMNNAWGDSGARRELGDISLVEDNFVDPERMVKKKSLLLDNFGGNGVYEFDPKSIRNYQSSLQPNYIDAINRRFQEERDSHLERIAKKANLIPDDQLEFLTDQLLGNVADFKEQEIQQPLDNYEKEFSRKYKYRRELQRPEIPKEASLWLDQNVRDSNIGRFTSENEDNDFEIGRGDLEKMFESQLANEPSRDAIIPRQNGMYTEGGLVNPLKYGNFKSAISNENDFNNDDFANHWDALLFRRELAGFKRHERLDVKKPGPPFATNNYAFKTQSAQNTGFPTEDPDDAEDERQQREPLLLPLVKKELTSSTHKLKTTGNSYKNVDMDHVYMQFKGEFGTWSEGAHVINEVGRLLGLEPNTLTDIRVQRAEVTFKVKPDNSKGYNATDVANKIDGIRGQLKNSLQVEVLRAGIGDKAKLPAILQVGNESELSAGSFNALLAAGLAAAGAAAAVTLYIARRHAKSRTKLARLAIPDPEASKDYQDLCRVRMQAKQPAEKPDSPRVVNLSRESESNNSPSSRSSTSSWSEEPALSNMDISTGHMVLSYMEDHLKNKDRLDQEWTALCAYEAEPSSTAVAEDEENAKRNRSGASLPYDHSRVVLNDLANINNSDYINASTIKPTDHDPRNPAYIATQGALPQTAADFWQLVWEQGSVVIVMLTRLTEEGHAMCHRYWPEEGSELYHIYEVHLVSEHIWCDDYLVRSFYLKNLRTGETRTVTQFHFLSWPENGVPHSTKALLEFRRKVNKSYRGRSCPIVVHCSDGAGRTGTYCLIDMVLNRMAKGAKEIDIAATLEHIRDQRPGMVATKQQFEFVLMAVAEEVHAILKALPIPPADKSAAPTTTTVSPPVKADQ
- the LOC107219131 gene encoding receptor-type tyrosine-protein phosphatase N2 isoform X3; this translates as MGRKKWWRGGLELLLLLCVSFHGILSDGDVGCLFSENLCQPDVEFCYNDLAFGRCLQKYGNIEDDDLYKYDLRPNQLQLLRVQLEELAIDGYRWSHPYTQCIIQRSLYALRFRTPNEGELCNRLKEKEKHQFIGDDGIDEGNDVHSQKIAIVKFTPSEEDPHGDFADELYYPPGVEKEVPKFFIQDIGYPNAQEIVESDYNERSGGMNNAWGDSGARRELGDISLVEDNFVDPERMVKKKSLLLDNFGGNGVYEFDPKSIRNYQSSLQPNYIDAINRRFQEERDSHLERIAKKANLIPDDQLEFLTDQLLGNVADFKEQEIQQPLDNYEKEFSRKYKYRRELQRPEIPKEASLWLDQNVRDSNIGRFTSENEDNDFEIGRGDLEKMFESQLANEPSRDAIIPRQNGMYTEGGLVNPLKYGNFKSAISNENDFNNDDFANHWDALLFRRELAGFKRHERLDVKKPGPPFATNNYAFKTQSAQNTEDPDDAEDERQQREPLLLPLVKKELTSSTHKLKTTGNSYKNVDMDHVYMQFKGEFGTWSEGAHVINEVGRLLGLEPNTLTDIRVQRAEVTFKVKPDNSKGYNATDVANKIDGIRGQLKNSLQVEVLRAGIGDKAKLPAILQVGNESELSAGSFNALLAAGLAAAGAAAAVTLYIARRHAKSRTKLARLAIPDPEASKDYQDLCRVRMQAKQPAEKPDSPRVVNLSRESESNNSPSSRSSTSSWSEEPALSNMDISTGHMVLSYMEDHLKNKDRLDQEWTALCAYEAEPSSTAVAEDEENAKRNRSGASLPYDHSRVVLNDLANINNSDYINASTIKPTDHDPRNPAYIATQGALPQTAADFWQLVWEQGSVVIVMLTRLTEEGHAMCHRYWPEEGSELYHIYEVHLVSEHIWCDDYLVRSFYLKNLRTGETRTVTQFHFLSWPENGVPHSTKALLEFRRKVNKSYRGRSCPIVVHCSDGAGRTGTYCLIDMVLNRMAKGAKEIDIAATLEHIRDQRPGMVATKQQFEFVLMAVAEEVHAILKALPIPPADKSAAPTTTTVSPPVKADQ
- the LOC107219131 gene encoding receptor-type tyrosine-protein phosphatase N2 isoform X2, with the translated sequence MGRKKWWRGGLELLLLLCVSFHGILSDGDVGCLFSENLCQPDVEFCYNDLAFGRCLQKYGNIEDDDLYKYDLRPNQLQLLRVQLEELAIDGYRWSHPYTQCIIQRSLYALRFRTPNEGELCNRLKEKEKHQFIGDDGIDEGNDVHSQKIAIVKFTPSEEDPHGDFADELYYPPGVEKEVPKFFIQDIGYPNAQEIVESDYNERSGGMNNAWGDSGARRELGDISLVEDNFVDPERMVKKKSLLLDNFGGNGVYEFDPKSIRNYQSSLQPNYIDAINRRFQEERDSHLERIAKKANLIPDDQLEFLTDQLLGNVADFKEQEIQQPLDNYEKEFSRKYKYRRELQRPEIPKEASLWLDQNVRDSNIGRFTSENEDNDFEIGRGDLEKMFESQLANEPSRDAIIPRQNGMYTEGGLVNPLKYGNFKSAISNENDFNNDDFANHWDALLFRRELAGFKRHERLDVKKPGPPFATNNYAFKTQSAQNTGFPTEDPDDAEDERQQREPLLLPLVKKELTSSTHKLKTTGNSYKNVDMDHVYMQFKGEFGTWSEGAHVINEVGRLLGLEPNTLTDIRVQRAEVTFKVKPDNSKGYNATDVANKIDGIRGQLKNSLQVEVLRAGIGDKAKLPAILQVGNESELSAGSFNALLAAGLAAAGAAAAVTLYIARRHAKSRTKLARLAIPDPEASKDYQDLCRVRMQAKQPAEKPDSPRVVNLSRESESNNSPSSRSSTSSWSEEPALSNMDISTGHMVLSYMEDHLKNKDRLDQEWTALCAYEAEPSSTAVAEDEENAKRNRSGASLPYDHSRVVLNDLANINNSDYINASTITDHDPRNPAYIATQGALPQTAADFWQLVWEQGSVVIVMLTRLTEEGHAMCHRYWPEEGSELYHIYEVHLVSEHIWCDDYLVRSFYLKNLRTGETRTVTQFHFLSWPENGVPHSTKALLEFRRKVNKSYRGRSCPIVVHCSDGAGRTGTYCLIDMVLNRMAKGAKEIDIAATLEHIRDQRPGMVATKQQFEFVLMAVAEEVHAILKALPIPPADKSAAPTTTTVSPPVKADQ
- the LOC107219131 gene encoding receptor-type tyrosine-protein phosphatase N2 isoform X4 — encoded protein: MGRKKWWRGGLELLLLLCVSFHGILSDGDVGCLFSENLCQPDVEFCYNDLAFGRCLQKYGNIEDDDLYKYDLRPNQLQLLRVQLEELAIDGYRWSHPYTQCIIQRSLYALRFRTPNEGELCNRLKEKEKHQFIGDDGIDEGNDVHSQKIAIVKFTPSEEDPHGDFADELYYPPGVEKEVPKFFIQDIGYPNAQEIVESDYNERSGGMNNAWGDSGARRELGDISLVEDNFVDPERMVKKKSLLLDNFGGNGVYEFDPKSIRNYQSSLQPNYIDAINRRFQEERDSHLERIAKKANLIPDDQLEFLTDQLLGNVADFKEQEIQQPLDNYEKEFSRKYKYRRELQRPEIPKEASLWLDQNVRDSNIGRFTSENEDNDFEIGRGDLEKMFESQLANEPSRDAIIPRQNGMYTEGGLVNPLKYGNFKSAISNENDFNNDDFANHWDALLFRRELAGFKRHERLDVKKPGPPFATNNYAFKTQSAQNTDPDDAEDERQQREPLLLPLVKKELTSSTHKLKTTGNSYKNVDMDHVYMQFKGEFGTWSEGAHVINEVGRLLGLEPNTLTDIRVQRAEVTFKVKPDNSKGYNATDVANKIDGIRGQLKNSLQVEVLRAGIGDKAKLPAILQVGNESELSAGSFNALLAAGLAAAGAAAAVTLYIARRHAKSRTKLARLAIPDPEASKDYQDLCRVRMQAKQPAEKPDSPRVVNLSRESESNNSPSSRSSTSSWSEEPALSNMDISTGHMVLSYMEDHLKNKDRLDQEWTALCAYEAEPSSTAVAEDEENAKRNRSGASLPYDHSRVVLNDLANINNSDYINASTIKPTDHDPRNPAYIATQGALPQTAADFWQLVWEQGSVVIVMLTRLTEEGHAMCHRYWPEEGSELYHIYEVHLVSEHIWCDDYLVRSFYLKNLRTGETRTVTQFHFLSWPENGVPHSTKALLEFRRKVNKSYRGRSCPIVVHCSDGAGRTGTYCLIDMVLNRMAKGAKEIDIAATLEHIRDQRPGMVATKQQFEFVLMAVAEEVHAILKALPIPPADKSAAPTTTTVSPPVKADQ